The segment tacaccCTTTACACTGTTGATTGAAATGAATAAGTAAAGTGCTTAATTTaggaacaaacactccaataattaacaaattttgtttttcctgttcaatgaacacatcatcagacgcatataactgaaataaaagtaaagtaatatttcaGAGTGATTAGCTTCAACAATGCTGAGCAAAATTCTATGTTTGGACATGCAACACCATAGAACTAATTCgtgtccatgtagaaatgaagtttaatgcaaagtttcaagtctacaaattaaatctttttcaaaatatctagCCTCATGATGcatttacatgttttaagttgggtttcatatctgtatttaaataataaaaatctgcacaccaagtcaccataaaatgatggTGGATGTGCCAGGATAAtaaagctacatgtgttaataatgTAACATGAACATGCtgagttagtttacaaatttatttattatgctattttgtCATTGTCATCATGGTACCCCTAAGACCCATGTGAAAGTATTTGATAACATTCAgctaaatctcatggagtgacatgctaCACAATCGAACACAgagttcctcatatagaaatgtttaatttcaactCTATTGTcaatttgttttcgagatatcatgaaTAGACAGACTGATAGAGAGATGGACTGAAAAAAAGTGTTCCAACCCCTAGACTTTGCTAATGCTCAACCAGTGACTATGTCGCATGATTTTTactatggtattttaatattttaactcatGTAATTATCAACATGTATTTCTGTGCAGCTTGCTGGGTTGGCGATATGCATAACTGGAGTGGTAGCAGCGCGCACAAAGGGGGCAACGTTCGACAATGTGGTACAAGAGCAACTTACAACCCCTGCGGTGGTCTTCGCCATCGTGGGGGCGTGTGTCTTCATCTTCGCCTTCTTCGGCTGTTGTGGTGCTCTTCGTGAGAGCCACTGCATGATCGTTACGGTGAGCTGGAAACTCAAACAGAGAACTTTtgtggtgtccctcagggctcagTCCTGGCATCCCTTctgtttatattattcattaaaaagttCCAAACATGATTTATATGTAAATCTTATCTTATTTTATGGATTCATGAAATTTACCAAAATACCATTGGTTGAagcattatatcattattattataattgagaATATTACTCATGGTGAACAAATAGAGAAGTATAATGATTGTTTACTTAAAGAATAAGACATAGATTTCCACACTtacaaatattactttgtaaatattgaaaaaattttaagatttatagaTATGACATttctataactataataaattatgttatatctgTGTAGCACCTCTTATATTATTACTCTTATTAAGTGAGTATAGTTTAGCTTGTGTGAATTTCTAATTATCACACCtggcatcaaaagggttaaacaatGTCAATACCTTTCTGTAACTATAGTAAATTGTGTTAACCCTTACTGTGGTGCATCTCTTATATTATTACTCTTATTAAGTTTAGCTTGTGTGATTGTCTAATTATCAGACCTGGCACCAAGAGGGTTAAAcaccattaaaaaaatgtgttttaacttGGTTCACTAATGTTTCGAAGTACTGTAATCAATGTGTTAACCAAATTCaatgaattttaataacaatttattgatttGTCATTCATTTCTGTATATTCACTAagttgtaaaagtataaaaaataataaatattgaggtCAGGAAACAAGCAGCAGAAGACTGCAAGTGTTCACTTGTATTTGTCAAAATATGATAGATTATCTGTAACCACTACAATCTGCCTGTATAAAAAATCcagtgtataattgtatcatcCACATACTGTATATACTGACACATATTTTGCTGCAGTATGCTGTGCTGTTGTTGACGTTGTTCCTTCTGCAAGTGGCCGTGGCTGTCCTAGCGTACACATTCCGTAGCCAGACTAATAGTGTTGTTTCTAACGCCATAACGAAGGCCTACGACGACTACAACTTACCTGACTCAAAGACAAAAGAATGGATCGACAAGATGCAGCAAGAGGTTGGTAAagccatatttttattatttggtgttattgttttgttgaacTTCAATTGTAAAGGATGCAAATTTTATTGTCGTtgattaataaaaacttgaaatgtgGACTGtcattacaaaattgaaatgacaTGGGGGATgcgaatagaatagaatagaatatattttattgcgttgacaatatacgagggtgtgttagaaaaataatgagactgatttcatactaaccaaagtttttattattttcaaacaacaatgttatccccttcaaagtagtttccttGGGCAGCTATTACATCGTGCGGAGTCGTCGTTCCCACTCTTGGTAGCAGCGCTGGAAGGTCTTTCAATTGGTATGGCTTTTAACTGGTCGGTCACAGTCCTTTTGAATGTTCTCCAGAGTTCCAAAATGACGTCCTTTTAGGACATGTTTCAATTTCGTGGAGAGAGGAAAAAGTCACAAGGACTTAAAATCAGGTGAATAGGGGGGTTGAGGAACAACAGTAATgcgttttgagttcaaaaattcacagatggaaatggccgtgtgacatggagcattgtcatgatgaagcatccacttgtctgcaatttccggtctcacacggatcactcttttccctcaaattttcaaggacacttttataaaacacttggtttgacagtttgtcctggttggaacaaattctttgtgtacgatacctttcctgtcaaaaaaacaaattagcatgGTCCTTGATCTTTGATTTGCTCATGTCGGACATTTCTTCGGCCGAGGAGATGACGAAGTGTGCCATTCTTTACTTTGCCGCTTTGTTTCAGGATCGTACTCAAATATCCAGGATTCATCACCAGTGATCCACACAaattgaagaattcttggtcattagcaatcctctcaagaagaatcaacgcacacattttttcgattgtccttCTGTTTCAGTCTGTGTGAGATTTTTCGGCACCAATTTTGGCACAAacctttcgcatgttcaaatcatcTGTCACAATTTGATTGCACGtgtgaaagtgtttaaattttagcTTGTTCACTGATCATCTTATTGTTAAACGACGGTCTGATCTCACAAGCGCCCTCACACGATCCATGTTTTCGTCGTTCTTGAAGTCAAAGGTCTCCCTGAGCGAGGTTCATCTTCAACGTGTTCTCggccttccaaaaatgatttgtgccagcggaaaaacttgtgctctcgataagcactgttttcccatagacctgtttcaacttttcaaaagtcacacactcgcggattcaccaagtttagcacaaaactttattgcacaacgttgctctaaatttcgatgctccatttctgtgacgcacaattaaaacacaactttactaatggcgctgtcaaaactaatgtgttaACTGTACGGAGTTGTAACTCGGACTGAGGAAAGTGGAAGGGATAAAATAAACAGGTTTAGCGTCAGCCGGTAGACACAACGTTGCCAGATCTCCCGCAGTGttaccaatctcattacttttctaacacacctcgtatattacattgtatttgcaatagtcaataataccaattttttacggtatttatcttaaaaactaaatccatttcactcgactttccatacagttgcacgcaggcacacattcatacacatacaaaatcataattcgtgggatcaaccccAGGAATTGCAACACTgccgcgaatatcaatcccaagtgtgctccataaACTCGACAAttgagtaaaaagcacaagacaaccaggtagtgttttaattgggttttaaattttttttggatttgtttctaaatttagtgtttcagggaTATTGTTAATGAATGGTTGGGGggtccggggggggggggggcgagcgtgagaagggaggcgttcaaatgctgcttgttctatgctgtcgggctcgaaagcgcctcccgagctcttgtctcgtatttgtgtatatcactgccctgcgtcaatatacactgaaatcgacAGTAAAAATGAAGTcactaaaatatacaagctgggtagagttagcaagttgagctccctgaaggcacttcgacatgactctctgttgttcaattttgcgatgattcgaacagctttttttctgcagtctgaatactctttccaagtttgatatggcaCAAACTGCCCCCACAGAGAAATTCCGTACgacaggtatggaaatattaatccatagtaagccatcattaaggacatcagacgtacaaaactttgataaatttgcgaaggacaaaaattccagttgccaatttagcacatacactttcaatgtgaactttccaggttaaccctttattctaggtgtattcctagaaatttagcagaatCAGTTTCATTCCAGAAACAATGTTATCCATCATTATACTGTTGGGGTTTCATAAGTATTCAACCCACGTAAACagaagttgatgtaatttgtcttttcatgattagttttgagattatttaccagaaaattttgaatgcaggagTTAAGATCAATGAAGGTTTGAATCTCCAATGTAGTTAGAGAAGTCAGCCCGGAAActgagagtcgtgtcatctgcgtattgaatGATTTTTCCCATATAAGGCTGACGCATGGatattattcacataaatcaagaaaaggacaggacccaagattgatccctgtgggactccttggtATATTCTAATAGTACTTGATACTGCATTCTGGACCTGAACACATTGACTTCTACTGCACAAGTATGAGTGGAGCCACTGGTGTGCTGTCCCTCGTACACCACAGCCAGCCTTCCAGCTTGTGTAGCAATATACCATGATTAACAGTATCAAACGAGCTTTTGAGAGATCAAGAAAGACACTGAGCGTTCTTTGGTAGTGTCTCAAAGCCTTCCACAATAAAGTCTACAAGTTGTGTGATTGCTCCAAAAGTTTGATCttcctggtctgaaaccaaattgtagatcagacaaaattttgtgtttgtcaagaaaattaagaaagtCGGTCCaggaacagtttttttttcaaaaattttgctaaaaacaggtaaaattgaaattggtcgaTAGTTATCCGCTAACTTTGGATCGCCTttccttttttgaaaacaggtaCGACTTTTGCCAATTGGAGTGCGGATTGGGAATGTGCCAGATTTcgaaagaaacatttatgatttttgtcaATGGGCTTAAATATGtgctgataacattgttttataagccacattgatatgccatttatgtcattggaagttttagctgaaAAACTTCTTACAATACGTCCCACTTCGTCCTCACACACAGGGAGCCAGAACCATAGATGAAGCTGGGGTAAGGGGTATGTGTGGTGACTGTAATCCAGTTCCAAATTCATGGTCAGCATCAAGAGAACCAGCCACTGAgggagaaaaatttattaaattccaaaGCTATTGCATTTGGATCGGTTAATTTTTATTCCCATCAGCATCAAGCTGAATGGATTTTGAAGATgctttatttgttgagttttttataatgttccaagctgTCTTAGAAAAGGTTAGATgactgtttttgtttattgtttatttcgtaTGAATTTTGcagcagttattacttttttataaaattcttttgtaatttctatagaaggatttgaatctataatcattagtgttcctgaatatttcattatagaatttttaattttatttctagaaatcAGAATTCACCAGTGTTATCCAAGAATTCTTCtgaactttacatttttgtttttatttttcctaaggGGACAGCAAACATTTAAGTGGAACATGAAAACAACTGTTGAAGGAGTCGAATATTGTGTCTGCAGAAGTAAAAGAATCCTAAAAAAATTCCCAATTTTCATCTGccagacatttatttaaaagatttatattatgtgGATGGACATTTCtccttaaaataatgttgtgggATTCTTGGCTCACTGAACATCCACGGATCACCACCCTCCTGTTGCGTAATGGTCGGATATAGCAGTGTTCAGCACTGACACAGAACTATTGAGTACGTTTAGTTATGACATTATCAATGGCAGTGCTTGATGTCGCTGTCACACGAGTTGGCGAGTTCACAGACCAGCTAAGACTAAAAGATTTGAGCAAGTCTCTAAAGGGAGAGAGCTGTTGAGTTTGCTTATCATTcatattcaaaacattaatattgatatcccccattataacaaaaatatttaaaattattgaggagATAGTTTAGAAGCCGCTCAAGTCTCTcgaaaaaaaacaccaaattttccATTTGGTGATCTGTACAAACCAACTACAGCAATTCTCCCGAATAGAACTCAAGCAGACCTCAACTCCAGCCAtctcaaaatctaattcaattccTACCATTAAACCTCAGTGGCTCAGACTTGATTCGATCTCGAACTAAAAATTGTTACTCCACCTCCCTTATAAAATTGACGCTGAAAGGATTGGGCCAGatcaaagttaataattttgaaaaaaatttattgtttcgttTGTAAATCCGTGTTCCGAAACTATGAAGATGTCTTGTTTAAGTTCCTCACATAGAAGAGAAAGTTCATCTAACTTATTTGTTGCAGTTTGAGCATTTTGGTGGACTATGCTGAACGTAGaaatttgttaacaaagttttatgTCTGTGTTTTACTTTTTGGAAGAGGTTTAAGTTCTGTGTTGCAACTCTGGGGGTGGAACCTGTGTCCCTAAAAAATCATCTGTACAAGTTTTGTTGTCAAGTTTTGTTATAGTTTGTGGTAAACACTGGCACTGGACTGTCTCTTTCCTCATGTGACACTGCAGCACTTCTGATGTAGTTGAGGTGGGTGAACTCTGCATTTCCCTCCAGGTATAATCAGTGATCCCTTGACAGCATCCACGTATGTCTCATGGGGAAGTGTAATTAGTTCACTCTCAGTAGCTTGTGGAATGACGTAACCTcgtatatttttggatatatgATTCTTAATTCCAAGACAAATTTGGTTTGAGAGTGTTTAATTTTACCGCTTGCATTAAAGTGCAGGCCATGTTTGGTATGATCATGCAAGGTATATTTAGCTATTTGGAACAATGACAAAGTTGAGGTTATCAAGTTTTGAGACTGCTTATGTAATTCGATTCAGTTTGATATTGGATCTTTTAATAGCCATCATTGGTGTTGAACCCCAACTTATCAATCTATGTGGAATTCCAGGTATAactacattggttttatgggctacttttttttattaaatcaaacccGAAAATCTAAATCTGGTGTtctattgttgaaattgtttgttcctgctaagacaataacataatcCCCATTCTGGTAGGATTCTGTTagttcttcaatattttcaattacatcATTAAAATTTGCATTGTTAGGTTTGATTATTGAAGTAACCACAAACATTCTTACCAAGCCGGTCCCTGATGTGTTCACCACAGCCTCTCCCATGACTATCTGCcagaataaggattttatttttgtttattgttccaGACTCCATTGAAGGTCTCGTTGTCACATGCATATTTTGTTTAACGGTATGTGTAGAGCAGTATGACGTtggtttttactttttgtttttttttgttattgcgAAGATATAATACATGCAGTCCTatgacataaaaaaatcattagacTGTACATAAAAGATTTTCTACAAGCCAGTGATTTCGTTTTTTAATTGGAGTTTACTAAAAGTAGAATTTAAATGGAAAGAATTGCTTGTCAAGGACATTCAGTGTTAAGGGATATCAATTTGACATTTACCCCTAGTATTGCACTCAGTGGTGTAACTAGGAGAGGGTATGAGAAGGATAGACCCCCTCCTAAAGctcgaaaagttttaaaaatatacgtttaacagcaatataaattgtttgaagtacagcagttaaatgttttaccGTAAATTAGGTCTTTCtaacttatgtatatttatattaagtttctATTTTGATGATATTCATCTACTTTCAAACAGTAAATTTGGTTTCCAAAAAAGATTATCAACAACAGCAGCAGCTCTTCTAAATACAGTGGATAAATCAATTAAAGTGTCTTGAGTAATGCTTTTGATTGCGTACCATGATGtcttaatcaataaattaaaactttatggtgttgaaaataaatacatagatatAATTACATCATACCTGACTGGTAGGAAGCAGTGTGTTTTAGTTAAAGGACAGTCATcatcattattaaatgttaataggGAGTTCCTCAGGGAACCATTCttggacctttcttttttacTGTTACAATCAATGATTTgccacaaaatttaaataaacaaccaaTTATATATGCTGGTGATGTAACCCTAGTGACTTCTCATATTAACCTAGTGAATCTTGAGGAAACTATGGAAGGTGCAAAACATCTCGCCatcaaataaacttttttggAATACAGAAAAACCCAACAAATTTGTTTAAGCTTGAGCCAAGTTAATGAGCTTAAGACAGtaaaattgttaagttttaatGTTGACAACAAGCTGAATTTGCAGGCTCATATAAACAGCATTATTAAAAGGCTGAATAGAGTGAACTATTTAATCTGGAAACTCAAAGATATTCTTGAAATTAGCTATCTAAGAATAACATATTTCAGTTTGTTTCAATCACATATTGCATACGGGTTGGTGACCAAATTGGTGACAAATGAAatcttattgttacaaaaaaagaTCATTAGGACTTGGAGCAGAGCTGgccccctccccccccaccccGAGAACATTGCCATCCACTGTTTGCTAGATGAGAATTCTcactatttaaaatctttatatatatctCATActgctttataaaaatataatttaaccaccagccagaatatacacaattataaCACTCGTAACAAAGAAAAAATAGATGTTCCCAGTCACAGTCGCAGTAAAACAGCAAATTCtgtacaaataaattcaattagaTTTTACAACAAACTTCCTCTTTCAGCAAGATTccttaaaaaaaagatttataatagtTGTGTATGATTGATTAGTAGAGAATCCTTTTTATTCAATTCCAAGAGTTTCAGGATAGAAACATATAAATATGACATGAATATGATGTATCATAGATATGTGAGCAGTTTAAAGTTGTTACTTTATTGACAACGCCTATTTCAACATGTAAatgtgatcaatggcaataaagtatttgattttatttgatatttattccAGGATAAGATTCATTCCACCTCCCCTCCCCAAAGCCAAGACCTAGGTACACCACTGACTGTAATgatgtgtttcttttttttaaattttctttgtttgtaaatagtgttatttgtatatctaaatttacaactttaaaatttttttaaagagaggtTGCAATGTTCGACATGTTTCACTCCACACATACAGTATTTCTGatcattgtttctttttttttttttttttttgtattttgtaatactCTTTGAACACGTGATGGGTGGTTCCCAGATTGCTAAAGCCTATCATAGGATGTATGCAATTGAAACAACCCAAATAAGCATAcccaaaaatgttaaataatttatttagtttggatatcaaataattgattttgctattatttttataacagaatCTTGTCAATGTGAGCAAAAGATatgtcaaaatttttattttcttaaaaaacaaagACCAGTCCCTTATCAACCCAAAGGGTATATATTTTTGAGTAGTACTTAGTTTGAGGGCTGTCTCCACTAAAAATTTATTTCGGagtaaattttctcaaaaatctataTAAGATGattttatgacatatttatttgttcaaacatAATCTAAATGGTTACAAGTTTTCTATCCCTCCTCAATTTTTGACACCTATCAGTGGCGTAACCAGGACTtatctttgggggggggggggggggaggagatGAATCAAATTGAAGAGCACACCACACCAGAGGTCatggaaataatataaatgaaaataaattagataaaacaggaaaataaattatccttattcaaaagaaaaattttaactgcTGTTAAATTTGTTGGTAATCTAGTTAAAGAGGCATTcatattgtctcatcaggttcacaATTGAGACAAGACaagatgagacaataagaacacTTGTTCACCTACCTAGATTACATATGATTTTACAGTCTCAGTGTCTCTAATTTCGAAACAGTGCAAAAATTTGCTTTGAGCTTCTTTGTCCACCGActtttattggatctcttcagacaaacatgactctagattctaggagtcaaatcTGAAACAGTCAGGttccaaacgctgcactaagaggaagatgaactggagccaCACGTAACAACCATTCCCACCACAGCTAcgcttgaagtttgtttttgtaaagtttCTCTTTGTAATTTGTGGGAACAAACTCAGATTCAATTCCATTCAATTCTTTGGCTTGGCGCAAttgtaaacttttgaaaaaaaaattatgtccagtatttctagttttttattctgtaatttaatattatgtatttattttttattatgaactgATGTCATCTAAATAAAAGACAAAGAAATAATACtatcatatacaatttattaaaagtaaaaatacatttttataaaattacagttattttaataaaaatgattataatagcaattaaaataataaaacattaataatttattaataacacaaacacagttttttgaaaaaattaaaatattaaatacagaataataatcaaaatttcaaCTGTGTCATAAATTTAACATCGTTTTAAATGGTCAACATgcgtatatttagttgtttattatttatttagagattaATGTATACTGTTCATGGTACAATACTAAAACACGTGTAtggcaaaaaattattttaaaaaatgttttatttattatattattatcaatataaatctttattatataaagataaccctgtaatgtgaaattaataacataaaaaatagtgttattgttttagtgtctagttttgtaagtaataaaagaaaatcataaatataatcaCTGTTCAATTTCAGCTGCAATGCTGTGGCTCCTCTGAAAACACGAAGCCTTGGGGATCTTCTACACCAGACTCATGCTACCCTAACAAAGACAGGTCCAAGACAATATACGGACAGGGTTGTATCCCAACACTGGTCAATGTGGTGGAGGCAGTGCTATCGCTCATCGGCGAGGTTGCTATCATTGTAGGAGTTGTACAGGTCAGTACACGACAGATTCTATTTACTACAACAATTACATGTCCAAGACAATATATAGTCAACGATGTATCCCAACACTGGTCAATGTGGTGGAGGCAGTGCTATCGCTCATCGGCGAGGTTGCTATCATTGTAGGAGTTGTACAGGTCAGTACACGAGAGATTCTTGTTACTACAACAATTACATGTCCAAGACAATAAACAGTCAAGGATGTATCCCAACACTGGTCAATGTAGTGGAGGCAGTGCTATCGCTCATTGGCGAGGTTGCTATCATTGTAGGAGTTGTACAGGTCAGTACACGAGAGATTCTTGTTACTACAACAATTACATGTCCAAGACAATAAACAGTCAAGGATGTATCCCAACACTGGTCAATGTAGTGGAGGCAGTGCTATCGCTCATTGGCGAGGTTGCTATCATTGTAGGAGTTGTACAGGTCAGTACACGAGAGATTCTTGTTACTACAACAATTACATGTCCAAGACAATAAACAGTCAAGGATGTATCCCAACACTGGTCAATGTAGTGGAGGCAGTGCTATCGCTCATCGGCGAGGTTGCTATCATTGTAGGAGTTGTACAGGTCAGTACACGAGAGATTCTTGTTACTACAACAATTACATGTCCAAGACAATATACAGTCAAGGATGTATCCCAACACTGGTCAATGTAGTGGAGGCAGTGCTATCGCTCATCGGCGAGGTTGCTATCATTGTAGAAGTTGTACAGGTCAGTACACCACAGATTCTATTTACTACAACAAGTACATGTCCAAGACAATATATAGTCAAGGATGTATCCCAACACTGGTCAATGTAGTGGAGGCAGTGCTATCGCTCATCGGCGAGGTTGCTATCATTGTAGAAGTTGTACAGGTCAGTACACCACAGATTCTATTTACTACAACAATTACATGTCCAAGACAATATATAGTCAACGATGTATCCCAACACTGGTCAATGTGGTGGAGGCAGTGCTATCGCTCATCGGCGAGGTTGCTATCATTGTAGGAGTTGTACAGGTCAGTACACCACAGATTCTATTTACTACAACAATTACATGTCCAAGACAATATATAGTCAACGATGTATCCCA is part of the Homalodisca vitripennis isolate AUS2020 chromosome 8, UT_GWSS_2.1, whole genome shotgun sequence genome and harbors:
- the LOC124367951 gene encoding CD63 antigen-like: MSCAMGTIRYILFFFNFLLALAGLAICITGVVAARTKGATFDNVVQEQLTTPAVVFAIVGACVFIFAFFGCCGALRESHCMIVTYAVLLLTLFLLQVAVAVLAYTFRSQTNSVVSNAITKAYDDYNLPDSKTKEWIDKMQQELQCCGSSENTKPWGSSTPDSCYPNKDRSKTIYGQGCIPTLVNVVEAVLSLIGEVAIIVGVVQVVGIVFALCLANSIRRAEMRGYA